One genomic region from Spirosoma sp. KCTC 42546 encodes:
- a CDS encoding sialate O-acetylesterase produces MIHTIYRAFFLCALPYLLQAQFIINSPKTRSVIQRDGANRAQLIIAGTAPNSSSTIEARLIPMVVGQGTPSDWTTVATVTGDHTFRGTLAALGGWYRVEIRAKAATAIIADTAVNRIGVGEVFVIAGQSNAQGGIEKNVPPAIDDRVSCIDLFQYNSIDTQAFPFMFSHVSAGASIGPSNSPYLWGILGDSLTKRLNVPILFLGAAQGGSNSTEWAISAAATPATLPYQRISATLLSYINRLGMRAILWHQGESDGGVAEQAYVNNLNSIISKSRQQLNHSRLAWLISRASYISGQTNSQVIAAQNRLSREVSDVYAGPATDGLIGPDNRVDDIHFGGNGLWRVANLWNQSLTDLFFSQSIPFIPTTSTIGTDAGWQPVTTGSPFSSLQRVGYRYESSSRGFFLLVGSSGPVEGRLERLDSGEFTDTSWSTLTPTASSSSNNPGFSDYASLRGYPSSISPGRYRLSVRQVGDTGPGYQLETVLHDYRNTLFIGNEPVIQQTGPVVSSDLTINLDLPQANFATAGNVDNFVVNVFEVAGLPTSSGNVRVNITVPVGYSLSFASSLTNINVSGGAYNPVAVDNSQWTATPLVADRQLTLTMNAGTFIPGNGKSSLGFSIIRTTANPGSAANITVNVADDPTKSYDSNLSNNVYVRVISGL; encoded by the coding sequence ATGATTCATACAATTTATCGGGCTTTTTTTTTGTGTGCACTGCCCTATCTGCTCCAGGCGCAGTTTATCATTAACTCTCCTAAGACCCGTTCAGTCATTCAACGCGATGGCGCCAATCGTGCCCAACTCATTATCGCCGGTACTGCTCCCAATTCATCCTCTACTATCGAAGCGCGCCTGATACCAATGGTGGTAGGGCAAGGTACTCCTAGCGACTGGACGACCGTAGCCACCGTCACTGGTGATCACACATTTAGAGGCACACTGGCCGCCCTGGGCGGCTGGTATCGGGTTGAGATACGCGCCAAAGCAGCAACTGCGATTATTGCCGATACGGCTGTCAATCGTATCGGTGTAGGCGAGGTATTTGTCATTGCGGGCCAATCTAATGCCCAGGGCGGTATCGAGAAAAATGTCCCACCGGCCATTGATGACCGGGTATCCTGCATCGACTTATTTCAATATAACTCGATTGACACCCAGGCCTTCCCCTTCATGTTCAGTCATGTCAGTGCAGGAGCCAGCATTGGCCCATCGAATTCGCCCTACCTCTGGGGTATTTTGGGCGATAGTCTGACCAAACGGCTCAATGTACCGATTCTGTTTCTGGGGGCCGCTCAGGGCGGCAGTAATAGTACTGAGTGGGCAATCAGTGCTGCGGCAACGCCAGCTACTCTCCCCTATCAGCGCATCAGTGCCACGCTCTTATCCTACATTAATCGACTGGGTATGAGGGCCATCTTGTGGCATCAGGGTGAAAGCGACGGCGGGGTGGCTGAACAGGCGTACGTCAACAACCTCAACTCGATCATCAGTAAAAGTCGTCAGCAACTGAATCATAGTCGCCTGGCCTGGCTGATATCACGGGCTAGTTACATATCGGGCCAAACAAATAGCCAGGTAATTGCTGCCCAGAACCGCTTAAGTAGGGAGGTATCAGATGTATACGCTGGTCCAGCAACTGATGGGCTGATTGGTCCCGATAACCGCGTCGATGACATCCATTTTGGTGGAAATGGTCTTTGGCGCGTGGCCAATTTATGGAATCAGAGTCTGACAGATCTGTTTTTTAGTCAGTCAATTCCGTTCATCCCTACAACCTCTACCATCGGGACCGATGCGGGCTGGCAACCTGTTACAACAGGCAGTCCGTTTAGCAGTCTCCAGCGGGTAGGTTATCGCTATGAGTCGTCGTCGCGCGGTTTTTTTCTGTTAGTCGGCTCAAGCGGACCAGTTGAGGGGCGGTTAGAACGGCTGGATAGTGGTGAGTTCACGGACACATCCTGGTCTACGCTTACCCCCACGGCTAGTTCAAGCTCTAACAATCCGGGTTTCAGTGATTATGCGTCTTTACGTGGTTATCCGTCCAGTATATCGCCGGGCCGCTATAGGCTATCAGTACGCCAGGTTGGGGATACGGGCCCAGGTTATCAACTCGAGACGGTCTTACACGATTATCGTAATACTCTATTCATCGGTAATGAGCCCGTTATCCAACAGACTGGCCCAGTAGTCAGCTCCGATTTAACCATCAATCTGGACTTACCGCAGGCTAACTTCGCAACCGCAGGCAATGTGGATAATTTCGTGGTGAATGTCTTTGAGGTAGCTGGCCTACCCACTTCTTCGGGCAATGTCCGGGTCAACATTACCGTCCCTGTTGGTTATAGCCTCTCTTTTGCCTCCAGTCTGACCAATATCAACGTATCCGGCGGAGCATATAACCCGGTAGCGGTGGATAATTCACAGTGGACAGCAACACCTTTGGTGGCGGATCGGCAGTTAACCCTGACGATGAACGCAGGAACCTTTATCCCTGGTAATGGCAAGTCGAGTTTAGGTTTTAGCATCATCCGGACAACGGCTAACCCTGGCAGTGCGGCTAACATCACGGTCAACGTAGCGGATGACCCGACCAAGAGTTATGATAGCAACCTGTCCAACAATGTGTATGTCCGCGTCATCAGTGGATTATAA
- a CDS encoding M13 family metallopeptidase: MKRLLFFALALLLAGACKHVSDTDTNRVVLTGIDTTKKPGDDFFMYANGIWYDTAQIPPSQTGVGSYSFMNFPQRIRLQAILDSISGSTHPAGSIEQKVGDFYASGMDTTAINKRGYEPIKPVLARIDAVTDIALLLKLVADEQKSGDGSIIGFSVGPDDKHSTVNIAQFYQAGIGLPERDYYFKTDSSTLAIQKAYKTYLTRLFELTGTDAAAAQKNATVTYDIEKQLANAHRTNIELRNVKANYNKLAVAALSKKHANLRWTTLLNDLGVKADSVNVGQPAYYDKLNTLVKSVPINDWKVYLKANALTNYSKFLSQPFVDASFAYTKILTGQAVKKTRAEEMTQAVDGSLGQALAQLYVKKYFPEDAKKRMAVLVDNLEKAFEARINKLDWMSDSTKAKAKEKLFAFTEKIGYPDRWRDYSKVDVKRDAYFENRLSANKNDYLYSLAKVGKPVDRTEWFTTPPTVTAYNNPPLNEIVFPAGILQSPYFNLYADDALNYGGIGMVIGHEITHSFDDQGAQYDKVGNVTNWWKKSDYDKFKAKTQQVIDQYNSFTVLDSMHVKGALTVGENTADIAGVAIAYDAFKLTDQGKDTTKLDGFTPDQRFFISIARIWRVKTKDEFMRMYVNTNPHSPAKWRVNGPLMNFTPFYKAFNVQPGDKLYKPETARITVW; encoded by the coding sequence ATGAAAAGACTACTATTTTTCGCTCTGGCGCTGTTGCTGGCAGGCGCTTGTAAGCATGTTTCTGATACGGATACAAACCGCGTAGTTCTAACGGGAATCGACACGACCAAAAAACCCGGCGATGACTTTTTTATGTACGCCAACGGAATTTGGTACGATACTGCCCAGATACCACCTAGTCAAACAGGTGTGGGTTCATACTCCTTTATGAATTTCCCGCAGCGGATACGGCTACAGGCGATTCTGGACAGCATTTCGGGAAGCACTCATCCGGCGGGAAGCATCGAACAAAAGGTAGGCGATTTTTATGCGTCAGGAATGGACACAACCGCAATTAACAAACGCGGTTATGAACCCATCAAGCCCGTGCTCGCCCGAATCGATGCTGTGACCGATATAGCTTTACTGCTGAAGCTGGTGGCTGACGAACAAAAATCAGGTGATGGTTCCATCATTGGTTTTTCGGTAGGTCCCGATGACAAACACAGTACGGTCAATATTGCGCAGTTTTATCAGGCGGGTATTGGCTTGCCGGAACGAGATTATTATTTCAAGACCGATTCGTCGACACTCGCTATTCAAAAAGCCTACAAAACATACCTCACCCGCTTGTTTGAATTGACCGGCACCGATGCCGCTGCCGCCCAGAAAAACGCCACAGTGACCTATGATATTGAAAAACAGTTAGCCAACGCACATCGAACAAATATCGAACTCCGAAATGTAAAGGCGAACTACAACAAACTGGCGGTTGCTGCGCTGTCAAAGAAACATGCTAACCTACGCTGGACAACGTTGTTGAACGACTTGGGCGTAAAGGCCGATTCAGTTAACGTCGGCCAACCTGCTTATTATGACAAGCTGAATACACTCGTAAAATCGGTCCCCATCAACGATTGGAAAGTCTATTTAAAAGCCAATGCGCTGACCAACTATTCGAAATTCTTAAGCCAACCGTTTGTTGATGCGTCGTTTGCCTACACAAAAATTCTGACCGGACAAGCGGTTAAGAAAACACGTGCCGAAGAAATGACGCAAGCTGTCGATGGCTCGCTCGGACAGGCACTGGCCCAGTTGTATGTGAAAAAATATTTTCCGGAAGATGCCAAGAAGCGCATGGCCGTTCTGGTCGACAACCTGGAAAAAGCCTTTGAAGCCCGCATCAACAAGCTGGATTGGATGAGCGATTCCACCAAAGCAAAGGCTAAAGAAAAACTGTTCGCCTTCACGGAAAAAATCGGTTATCCGGATAGATGGCGAGATTACTCAAAAGTGGACGTGAAACGAGATGCTTATTTTGAAAACCGGTTGTCGGCGAATAAAAATGACTACCTCTACAGCCTGGCTAAAGTAGGAAAGCCGGTCGACAGAACGGAATGGTTCACGACGCCACCAACGGTAACAGCGTACAACAATCCTCCGCTCAATGAGATTGTTTTCCCGGCTGGCATCTTACAATCCCCTTATTTTAACTTATATGCCGATGATGCACTTAATTATGGGGGCATCGGTATGGTGATTGGTCACGAAATAACGCACTCGTTCGACGATCAGGGAGCCCAGTATGATAAAGTCGGCAATGTGACCAACTGGTGGAAAAAATCGGATTATGATAAATTTAAAGCGAAGACCCAACAGGTAATTGACCAGTACAACTCGTTTACCGTACTCGATTCGATGCATGTAAAAGGGGCCTTAACGGTGGGTGAAAACACCGCCGACATTGCTGGTGTCGCTATTGCTTATGATGCCTTTAAATTGACGGACCAAGGTAAAGACACGACAAAACTGGATGGCTTTACACCTGATCAGCGTTTTTTCATCTCAATAGCAAGAATATGGCGCGTAAAAACAAAGGATGAGTTTATGCGCATGTACGTAAACACCAATCCGCATTCACCGGCCAAGTGGCGCGTAAACGGACCGCTGATGAACTTCACGCCTTTTTACAAAGCATTTAATGTGCAACCGGGTGATAAACTATATAAACCAGAAACGGCAAGGATAACCGTTTGGTAA